The proteins below come from a single Paramormyrops kingsleyae isolate MSU_618 chromosome 25, PKINGS_0.4, whole genome shotgun sequence genomic window:
- the LOC140582771 gene encoding uncharacterized protein — translation MSSTCNLYGALLETGRREDAMTFHPRRNNLTDASFEQLFEMPRTKASKRSAAAKKRLMDRRRAADSFDVAMTDDGVTSFPPYRNTKKITTVTFPTSHDQQPEQAVQPRPDSVMAMTDGVISFPPYWNTKKIQTVTFPTSHDLQVPTLGAICRTDDELYMPSFYKDKALTDEVVQPPPKRKAAAIQPSKRPSKKPSMRPSNSALEVSNSVPNNCPKRCPKRCPKRCRLAKTLANPLAKPLAKPLAKPLLMSEQQSALAQQQHMNPVTVCAPTHFPQARTVRGSFHQGHPRFGVNSNKQCVANSLIAIVTCKVKNVLTWSVTDIDQVLLNGDDLYTTIRDAGRIGDASGYLFVRDLPTEYTLNGDKFEINYHDDMFVGLFGVSEYGDMCNILMSADQAVDKMVFMVL, via the exons ATGTCTTCGACATGTAACCTGTATGGAGCACTGTTggaaactggcagaagagaagACGCTATGACGTTCCatccaaggaggaacaacttgacagATGCATCATTCGAGCAGTTGTTTGAG ATGCCTCGCACCAAGGCGTCCAAGCGTTcagcagcagcgaagaagaggctGATGGACCGGCGGCGAGCTGCTGATAGTTTTGATGTGGCTATGACCGATGACGGGGTTACGTCTTTTCCCCCCTACCGGAATACCAAAAAGATCACGACTGTGACTTTCCCGACGAGCCACGACCAACAACCTGAGCAGGCCGTACAGCCGCGGCCTGACTCTGTCATGGCTATGACTGACGGGGTTatttcttttcccccctactGGAATACCAAAAAGATCCAGACTGTGACTTTCCCGACGAGCCATGACCTCCAGGTTCCCAccctgggtgccatttgtaGGACTGATGACGAGTTGTATATGCCTTCTTTTTATAAAGACAAGGCTTTGACTGACGAGGTTGTGCAGCCACCTCCTAAAAGAAAGGCTGCAGCTATACAACCATCTAAACGACCATCTAAAAAACCATCCATGAGACCATCTAACTCAGCACTTGAAGTGTCAAACTCTGTTCCAAACAATTGTCCAAAGCGTTGTCCGAAGCGTTGTCCGAAGCGTTGCCGTTTGGCAAAAACATTGGCGAACCCCTTGGCAAAACCCTTGGCAAAACCCTTGGCAAAACCCTTGCTAATGTCTGAACAACAAAGTGCCCTGGCTCAACAGCAGCATATGAACCCTGTAACTGTCTGTGCACCTactcattttcctcaggcacgTACTGTGAGAGGCTCCTTCCATCAAGGACACCCACGATTTGGAGTCAACAGTAACAAGCAATGTGTTGCTAATAGTTTGATTGCTATAGTGACGTGTAAGGTAAAGAATGTTTTAACCTGGTCAGTCACAGACATtgatcaagtgctgctgaatggagatgacctctacaccaccatcagagatgctgggAGAATTGGAGATGCTTCTGGGTATCTGTTTGTGAGAGATCTACCAACTGAGTACACATTGAATGGtgataaatttgaaataaactaccatgatgacatgtttgttggcttGTTTGGTGTGAGTGAATATGGAGATATGTGCAACATTCTCATGTCAGCTGATCAAGCG gtggacaaaatggtgttcatggtcctgTGA